A portion of the Bacillus thuringiensis genome contains these proteins:
- a CDS encoding GNAT family N-acetyltransferase, protein MNKISIVKAVHQSMVGAQLNVMALEYMAFPLAGSEEKNTVDWTFCKLWRQENNRFSHQYAYEAQMDGKTLGMITCYPIPVLNRLAWPTFKQLLSFRKLGFVVYNILNIKMLYSMFTLKEGEDDEFHIGTIALLPESRGLGIGTRLIEFAEEQASLQGFAKCSLTVKKENQLAIKLYQRIGYQITGEINKPKLSLYRMVKNVEPYNHL, encoded by the coding sequence ATGAATAAAATCTCTATTGTAAAGGCTGTTCATCAATCCATGGTCGGCGCCCAGCTAAATGTAATGGCATTGGAATACATGGCGTTTCCACTTGCAGGATCTGAGGAGAAGAACACAGTCGATTGGACATTTTGTAAGCTATGGCGGCAGGAGAACAACCGTTTCAGTCATCAATACGCTTATGAAGCTCAAATGGATGGGAAAACTTTAGGGATGATTACTTGCTATCCCATACCCGTTTTAAATCGTCTTGCCTGGCCCACTTTTAAACAGCTGCTTTCGTTCCGAAAGCTGGGTTTTGTTGTTTATAACATACTGAATATCAAAATGCTTTATTCCATGTTTACCTTGAAGGAGGGAGAAGATGACGAGTTTCACATCGGAACAATTGCCTTACTGCCCGAAAGTCGAGGACTAGGGATAGGTACCAGACTAATTGAGTTTGCTGAGGAACAAGCTTCGCTGCAAGGCTTTGCCAAATGCTCTCTGACGGTAAAGAAAGAGAACCAACTTGCCATTAAATTGTATCAGAGGATAGGATACCAGATTACAGGTGAAATCAATAAACCAAAGTTATCGTTGTACAGAATGGTCAAAAACGTAGAACCTTACAACCATTTATAA
- a CDS encoding heavy metal-binding domain-containing protein, protein MIVTTTSGIQGKEIIEYIDIVNGEAIMGANIVRDLFASVRDVVGGRAGAYESKLKDARDIAMDEMKELAKQKGANAIVGIDVDYEVVRDGMLMVAVSGTAVRI, encoded by the coding sequence ATGATTGTAACAACAACTTCTGGAATTCAAGGTAAAGAAATTATTGAGTATATTGATATTGTAAATGGTGAAGCTATTATGGGTGCAAACATTGTCCGTGATTTATTCGCTTCAGTCCGTGATGTTGTCGGTGGCCGTGCTGGTGCTTATGAAAGTAAGCTAAAAGACGCTCGTGATATTGCGATGGACGAAATGAAAGAACTTGCAAAACAAAAAGGTGCGAACGCTATCGTTGGTATTGACGTAGATTACGAGGTTGTACGTGATGGAATGTTAATGGTTGCTGTAAGTGGTACAGCTGTACGTATATAA
- a CDS encoding CPBP family intramembrane glutamic endopeptidase, producing the protein MNFIKMNKKEIIMLIVYTMFALLQIGLFILFGLSLLTNSNLVESEFALSAIGLTVPAIVGIIFFRKEIIESFTYFKEKTILKIVSVPLVVLFTVIVEQSVMRFLATAQPENQEQLLETGTGIPLIFTLLVFGILGPLLEEIVFRHIILNRFSHYIGTAIASIISIIIFTVLHTNQLSDIAIYLPGSVILTAAYLISKRSIAYVMAIHMLNNCITFIQLHMS; encoded by the coding sequence GTGAACTTTATAAAAATGAATAAAAAAGAAATTATTATGCTAATAGTTTATACAATGTTTGCACTACTTCAAATTGGCTTGTTCATATTATTTGGCCTATCACTTTTAACTAACAGCAATTTAGTTGAATCAGAATTTGCTCTTAGTGCCATCGGTTTGACTGTACCTGCTATTGTAGGAATAATTTTCTTTAGGAAAGAAATTATTGAAAGTTTTACTTATTTTAAAGAGAAAACAATTTTGAAAATAGTAAGTGTTCCTCTGGTGGTTTTATTTACGGTAATTGTAGAACAATCTGTTATGCGTTTTCTAGCAACTGCCCAGCCAGAGAACCAAGAACAGCTCCTTGAAACAGGTACGGGGATACCTCTTATTTTTACATTGCTAGTATTTGGTATTCTAGGGCCATTGCTTGAAGAAATTGTGTTTCGTCATATAATATTAAATCGTTTTTCACATTATATTGGTACTGCTATTGCATCTATCATCTCAATTATAATTTTTACAGTTCTTCATACGAACCAGCTTTCAGATATTGCTATTTATTTACCTGGCTCAGTGATACTTACTGCGGCTTATCTTATTTCTAAGAGATCCATTGCATATGTTATGGCGATACATATGTTAAACAATTGCATCACTTTCATTCAATTGCATATGTCATAG
- a CDS encoding TetR/AcrR family transcriptional regulator yields the protein MTKVDKVKEKIIETSLYLFNTNGITRTSIQDIMTATELPKGSIYRRFKSKEEIVLAAYDKSGEIMWSHFHKAMENKKTAIDKILAIFLVYQDAANNPPIAGGCPLLNSAIESTGVFPELQKAAAKGYDDTVMLMASLIKEGIEKQELKEDTDIISLASFLASSMEGAIMASRVSNDNIHHHYFIEQIKHHLFSYSK from the coding sequence ATGACTAAAGTTGATAAGGTTAAAGAAAAAATTATTGAAACATCTTTATATTTATTTAATACTAATGGGATAACTCGCACATCCATCCAGGATATAATGACAGCTACTGAATTACCTAAAGGATCTATTTATCGTAGATTCAAAAGTAAAGAAGAAATTGTCCTTGCTGCCTACGACAAAAGTGGTGAGATTATGTGGAGTCATTTTCATAAAGCAATGGAAAATAAAAAGACAGCAATTGATAAAATCCTTGCAATTTTCCTTGTATATCAAGATGCAGCTAATAATCCTCCTATTGCTGGAGGCTGTCCATTACTTAATAGCGCAATTGAAAGTACTGGAGTATTTCCAGAATTACAAAAAGCAGCAGCAAAAGGTTATGATGATACAGTAATGTTAATGGCTTCTCTCATAAAAGAAGGAATAGAGAAACAAGAACTTAAAGAAGATACAGATATTATATCGCTCGCTTCTTTTCTTGCATCTTCAATGGAGGGAGCTATTATGGCAAGTCGCGTATCTAACGATAATATACACCATCATTATTTTATTGAACAAATAAAACATCATCTTTTCTCTTATTCTAAATAA
- a CDS encoding sugar-binding transcriptional regulator, with translation MEKDKQQLSVEVARLYYQSDYSQQEIANKLNISRPTISRLLKYAKEKGFVQISIADPFADLDNVGNLLKEKYNLLEAHVVFSPVPEYATITEYISKYAAEYMEKTVKNGDIVGVSWGMTMYEIARKIVPQHVKGVEVVQLKGGISHSSVNTYANETIALFADAFQTTPRNLPLPVIFDNAVTKELVEQDRHIHHIIEMGKQANIAVFTVGTVRDEALLFRLGYFDKDETSLLKKQSVGDICSRFFDGDGNISSEEINQRTIGIELEELKLKKRSILVAGGNRKIKAIDGALRGGYANVLIIDQHTAKELLHYEKG, from the coding sequence ATGGAAAAAGATAAACAACAATTAAGCGTTGAAGTTGCAAGATTATATTATCAATCAGATTATAGTCAGCAAGAAATTGCTAACAAATTAAATATTTCAAGACCGACGATTTCTAGATTGTTAAAGTACGCGAAAGAAAAAGGGTTTGTTCAAATTAGCATCGCCGATCCATTTGCGGATTTAGATAACGTTGGGAATTTACTGAAAGAAAAGTACAACTTGTTAGAGGCACATGTTGTGTTTTCTCCAGTACCGGAATATGCAACGATTACAGAGTATATAAGTAAATATGCTGCTGAGTATATGGAAAAGACGGTTAAAAACGGTGATATTGTTGGTGTAAGCTGGGGAATGACGATGTATGAAATCGCTAGAAAAATCGTACCGCAACATGTAAAAGGGGTAGAGGTTGTCCAGTTAAAAGGCGGTATTAGTCATTCGAGTGTAAATACATATGCGAATGAGACGATAGCTTTATTTGCAGATGCTTTTCAAACGACGCCAAGAAATCTACCTCTTCCAGTTATATTTGATAATGCAGTGACAAAAGAATTAGTAGAGCAGGATCGACATATTCATCACATTATTGAAATGGGGAAACAAGCGAATATTGCAGTTTTCACTGTAGGAACAGTGCGAGACGAAGCGCTATTATTCCGATTAGGTTATTTCGATAAGGATGAAACAAGTTTACTCAAAAAACAATCGGTCGGTGACATTTGTTCACGTTTCTTTGATGGAGACGGAAATATTAGTAGCGAAGAGATTAATCAGCGTACAATTGGAATTGAGTTAGAGGAACTGAAATTAAAGAAACGCTCTATTTTAGTTGCAGGTGGTAATAGAAAAATAAAAGCAATTGATGGTGCGTTACGTGGCGGGTATGCAAATGTATTAATTATCGATCAGCATACAGCAAAAGAACTGTTACATTATGAAAAAGGTTAG
- the deoC gene encoding deoxyribose-phosphate aldolase, translating to MNIAKLIDHTILKANTTKEDVMKVIEEAKEYKFASVCINPTWVKLAADELAGHDVDVCTVIGFPLGASTTETKAFETKDAIAKGATEVDMVINVGALKDGDNELVEKDIYEVVQAAKGKALVKVIIETCLLTDEEKVRACELSVKAGADFVKTSTGFSTGGATAEDIALMRKTVGPNVGVKASGGVRTREDADKMVAAGASRVGASASVAIVLNDAKGATDNY from the coding sequence ATGAACATTGCAAAGTTAATTGACCATACAATTTTAAAAGCTAATACTACTAAAGAAGATGTTATGAAAGTAATCGAAGAAGCAAAGGAATATAAATTTGCTTCTGTTTGTATTAACCCAACGTGGGTAAAATTAGCGGCTGATGAACTAGCTGGACATGATGTAGACGTTTGTACTGTAATCGGTTTCCCATTAGGAGCAAGCACTACTGAAACAAAAGCATTTGAAACAAAAGATGCTATTGCAAAAGGTGCAACTGAAGTTGATATGGTAATCAACGTAGGCGCTTTGAAAGATGGCGACAACGAACTTGTTGAAAAAGACATTTATGAAGTAGTACAAGCAGCAAAAGGAAAAGCTCTTGTAAAAGTAATCATTGAAACTTGCCTATTAACAGATGAAGAGAAAGTACGCGCTTGTGAATTATCAGTAAAAGCTGGTGCTGATTTCGTAAAAACGTCAACTGGATTCTCAACTGGCGGAGCAACTGCTGAAGATATCGCATTAATGCGTAAAACAGTAGGACCAAACGTTGGTGTAAAAGCATCTGGCGGTGTTCGTACACGTGAAGATGCAGACAAAATGGTAGCTGCTGGAGCTTCTCGCGTTGGAGCAAGTGCTAGTGTTGCAATCGTATTAAATGATGCAAAAGGTGCTACAGATAACTACTAA
- a CDS encoding NupC/NupG family nucleoside CNT transporter, which produces MKYLIGVFGLVLILGIAWLASNDRKKVKYRPIITMVILQFILGFLLLNTSVGNILISGIADGFGELLKYAADGVNFVFGGLVNQKEFSFFLSVLMPIVFISALIGILQHIKVLPIIVKSIGLALSKVNGMGKLESYNAVASAILGQSEVFISVKKQLGLLPEKRMYTLCASAMSTVSMSIVGSYMVLLKPQYVVTALVLNLFGGFIIASIINPYEVTEEEDMLEVQEEEKKTFFEVLGEYIIDGFKVAITVAAMLIGFVALIAFINAVFKGVIGISFQEILGYAFAPFAFIMGVPWHEAVNAGNIMATKLVSNEFVAMTDLAQGNFNFSDRTTAIISVFLVSFANFSSIGIIAGAVKSLNEKQGNVVARFGLKLLFGATLVSFLSATIVGLLF; this is translated from the coding sequence ATGAAATACTTAATCGGTGTTTTTGGCCTCGTATTGATTTTAGGTATCGCTTGGCTTGCTAGTAATGATAGAAAGAAAGTCAAATATCGTCCAATCATAACGATGGTTATATTACAATTCATTTTGGGGTTTCTATTATTAAATACAAGTGTAGGGAATATATTAATTAGCGGAATAGCAGATGGTTTTGGAGAGCTATTAAAATATGCCGCTGACGGTGTGAATTTCGTATTTGGTGGATTAGTAAATCAAAAAGAGTTTTCGTTCTTTTTAAGTGTATTAATGCCAATCGTATTTATATCAGCCTTAATAGGTATTTTGCAACATATTAAAGTATTACCTATTATTGTGAAATCTATCGGTCTAGCATTAAGTAAAGTAAATGGAATGGGGAAACTAGAATCATATAACGCTGTGGCATCGGCGATTTTAGGACAATCGGAAGTATTTATTTCGGTTAAGAAACAACTAGGGTTATTGCCAGAGAAAAGAATGTATACATTATGTGCATCAGCAATGTCTACAGTTTCTATGTCTATCGTTGGATCATATATGGTTTTATTAAAACCACAATATGTTGTAACCGCTTTAGTGCTTAACTTATTCGGTGGCTTCATCATTGCTTCTATCATTAACCCGTATGAAGTTACTGAGGAAGAAGATATGTTAGAAGTACAAGAAGAAGAGAAAAAGACTTTCTTTGAAGTATTAGGGGAATACATTATTGATGGATTTAAAGTTGCGATTACAGTAGCAGCTATGTTAATTGGTTTCGTAGCTCTTATCGCATTCATTAATGCAGTATTTAAAGGTGTAATCGGTATTTCATTCCAAGAAATTCTTGGTTATGCATTTGCACCATTTGCATTTATTATGGGTGTACCTTGGCATGAAGCAGTTAATGCCGGAAATATTATGGCAACAAAATTAGTATCAAATGAATTTGTCGCTATGACAGATTTAGCACAAGGAAACTTTAATTTCTCAGATAGAACGACAGCGATTATCTCTGTATTCTTAGTTTCATTTGCAAACTTCTCTTCAATTGGGATTATTGCAGGAGCAGTTAAGAGCTTAAATGAAAAGCAAGGGAATGTAGTCGCAAGATTTGGTTTGAAATTACTATTCGGTGCAACATTAGTAAGTTTCTTATCAGCAACAATCGTTGGTTTATTATTTTAA
- a CDS encoding pyrimidine-nucleoside phosphorylase → MRMVDIIAKKRDGKELTTEEIKFFINGYTDGSIPDYQVSALAMAIFFKDMTDRERADLTMAMVESGETIDLSAIEGIKVDKHSTGGVGDTTTLVLGPLVAALDVPVAKMSGRGLGHTGGTIDKLEAVEGFHVEITKEQFIDIVNRDKVAVIGQTGNLTPADKKIYALRDVTGTVNSIPLIASSIMSKKIAAGADAIVLDVKTGAGAFMKTEEDAKELAHAMVRIGNNVGRQTMAVISDMSQPLGFAIGNALEVKEAIDTLKGEGPEDLTELVLVLGSQMVVLAKKANTLEEAREMLIEVMKNGKATEKFKEFLSNQGGDSSIVDNPEKMPQAKYVIDVPAKTSGVISNIVADEIGIAAMLLGAGRATKEDEIDLAVGLMLRKKVGDAVKEGEPFVTIYANRENVEDVKAKIYENISIAETAVAPKLVHTVITD, encoded by the coding sequence ATGAGAATGGTAGATATTATCGCAAAAAAACGTGACGGCAAAGAATTAACGACTGAAGAAATCAAATTCTTTATTAATGGATATACAGACGGAAGTATTCCTGATTATCAAGTGAGTGCACTTGCAATGGCAATCTTCTTTAAAGATATGACAGATCGCGAACGTGCAGATTTAACGATGGCGATGGTTGAGTCTGGAGAAACGATCGACTTATCAGCAATTGAAGGAATTAAAGTAGACAAACATTCAACTGGCGGTGTTGGTGATACAACAACATTAGTATTAGGACCATTAGTAGCTGCTTTAGATGTACCAGTAGCAAAAATGTCTGGTCGTGGTTTAGGGCATACAGGCGGAACAATTGATAAATTAGAAGCGGTAGAAGGATTCCACGTTGAAATTACGAAAGAACAATTCATTGATATTGTAAACCGTGACAAAGTAGCTGTTATTGGACAAACAGGAAACTTAACACCTGCAGATAAAAAGATTTATGCATTACGCGACGTAACAGGAACTGTTAACTCAATTCCTTTAATCGCAAGTTCAATTATGAGTAAAAAAATTGCAGCTGGTGCTGACGCAATCGTACTTGATGTAAAAACAGGTGCTGGTGCATTTATGAAAACAGAAGAAGATGCAAAAGAATTAGCACATGCAATGGTACGTATCGGAAATAACGTAGGACGTCAAACAATGGCAGTTATTTCAGATATGTCACAACCTCTTGGATTTGCGATTGGTAATGCTCTAGAAGTGAAAGAAGCAATTGATACGTTAAAAGGTGAAGGTCCAGAAGATTTAACAGAATTAGTACTTGTATTAGGAAGTCAAATGGTCGTACTTGCGAAAAAAGCAAATACGTTAGAAGAAGCTCGTGAAATGCTAATTGAAGTGATGAAAAACGGAAAAGCAACTGAGAAATTTAAAGAGTTCTTAAGCAATCAAGGCGGAGATAGCTCAATTGTAGACAATCCAGAAAAAATGCCACAAGCGAAGTATGTAATTGATGTACCTGCAAAAACTTCAGGTGTTATTTCTAACATTGTTGCAGATGAAATCGGTATCGCAGCTATGTTACTTGGTGCTGGCCGCGCAACAAAAGAAGATGAAATTGATTTAGCAGTAGGTTTAATGTTACGCAAAAAAGTTGGCGATGCAGTAAAAGAAGGCGAGCCGTTCGTAACAATCTACGCAAATCGTGAAAATGTAGAAGATGTAAAAGCAAAAATTTATGAGAACATCTCTATCGCTGAAACAGCAGTGGCTCCTAAATTAGTTCATACAGTTATTACTGACTAA
- a CDS encoding cytidine deaminase, whose amino-acid sequence MDKKKYIEEANKMLSKAYIPYSKFPVGAALVTKEGKIYTGCNIENASYGLCNCAERTAIFKAVSEGERDFSYLVITGETDGPISPCGACRQVIVEFCDPKMPVLLTNVKGDEKEVTVEQLLPGAFTIDDLK is encoded by the coding sequence ATGGATAAGAAAAAATATATTGAAGAAGCAAACAAGATGTTATCGAAAGCGTATATTCCGTATTCTAAATTTCCTGTTGGCGCAGCGTTAGTTACGAAAGAAGGGAAAATCTATACTGGTTGTAATATAGAAAATGCTTCTTACGGTTTATGTAACTGTGCAGAAAGAACAGCAATATTTAAAGCAGTATCAGAAGGTGAGCGCGATTTTAGTTACTTAGTTATTACAGGAGAAACTGATGGACCGATTTCACCATGTGGTGCGTGTAGACAAGTAATTGTTGAATTCTGTGATCCGAAAATGCCTGTATTACTAACGAATGTAAAAGGTGATGAAAAAGAAGTGACTGTTGAGCAATTACTTCCAGGTGCTTTCACAATTGACGATTTAAAATAA
- a CDS encoding CcdC family protein yields the protein MIALLSSVIAVCMAVGVMFLRFKAAKKPVTKKKIILPPIFMSTGAMMYFLPEFRLTSLEIVEAISIGLIFSIFLIKTTKFEIKGEHIFMKPSKAFIFILVGLLAVRVALKSYLSQSIDLAELSSMFFLLAFAMIVSWRIAMYRSFTKLEKTINRAGISI from the coding sequence ATGATAGCACTTTTATCAAGTGTCATAGCGGTTTGTATGGCTGTTGGGGTAATGTTTCTACGTTTTAAAGCAGCGAAAAAGCCGGTAACGAAAAAGAAAATTATATTACCACCAATTTTTATGAGTACAGGCGCGATGATGTACTTTTTACCAGAGTTTCGATTAACATCGTTAGAAATAGTCGAGGCAATTAGTATAGGGCTTATTTTCTCTATTTTTCTTATTAAAACAACTAAGTTCGAAATAAAGGGCGAACATATATTTATGAAACCGTCAAAAGCATTCATATTCATTTTAGTAGGCTTATTAGCTGTACGCGTGGCATTAAAGTCATATTTAAGCCAATCAATTGATTTGGCAGAGTTAAGCAGCATGTTTTTCTTACTTGCATTTGCGATGATTGTGTCGTGGAGAATTGCGATGTATCGCTCGTTTACTAAATTAGAAAAGACAATAAACAGAGCTGGAATTTCTATATAG
- a CDS encoding DUF896 domain-containing protein encodes MQNILFRINELSKKERTSGLTVDEKQEQQMLRQNYTETFRGSLDSILLNTKIVDSNGLNVTPVALQDAQIRLKLSK; translated from the coding sequence ATGCAAAATATTTTATTCCGTATTAATGAATTATCAAAAAAAGAAAGAACATCTGGATTAACAGTTGATGAAAAACAAGAACAACAAATGTTACGTCAAAACTATACAGAAACATTTCGTGGAAGCCTAGATTCCATTTTATTAAATACAAAAATTGTTGATTCGAATGGTCTTAACGTTACACCAGTTGCATTACAAGATGCTCAAATACGTTTAAAATTAAGCAAATGA
- a CDS encoding aminopeptidase P family protein produces the protein MKSTFFAQNRERLTKTLPDESVTILFAGQAPHMSADAHYKFVPNRNFYYLTGIDEPNVIFMLKKFGNSVEETLFIEKSDPVMEKWVGKTVSSEEAEGISGIKKVVYLDSFEKTMSNILFTENAKHLYLDIERREWNGTETKTLAFAKHVREQYPHVTIGNVYPNICELRVFKTEEEIEIIKEAIAITQDGIYNALKHAKAGMMEYELEAQFDFTLKSSGIKHHAFNTILASGKNATVLHYEDNDAQIQNGDLVLLDLGAQKDYYNADISYTFPANGTFSSRQKQIYNIVLKALKETTEIIKPGLKFAALIEHTKKVLAEECKAIGLIQEDEELSKYYYHGVSHFLGLDTHDVGTYKDRVLEEGMVITIEPGLYIEEESIGIRIEDDILVTKDGYENLSKDIIREVEEIEEFMSVNNEHVKGNQAVVK, from the coding sequence ATGAAATCAACATTTTTTGCTCAAAATAGAGAAAGACTAACGAAAACATTACCTGATGAATCCGTTACGATTTTATTTGCGGGACAAGCACCGCATATGTCAGCTGATGCACATTATAAATTTGTACCGAATCGTAATTTTTACTACTTAACGGGAATCGATGAACCAAATGTTATTTTTATGCTAAAAAAGTTTGGGAATAGTGTAGAAGAGACACTTTTTATTGAAAAATCAGATCCAGTAATGGAAAAATGGGTTGGGAAAACAGTTTCTAGCGAAGAAGCAGAGGGAATTTCAGGTATAAAGAAAGTTGTATATTTAGATAGCTTTGAAAAGACAATGTCAAATATACTTTTTACAGAAAATGCGAAGCATCTATATTTAGATATAGAACGTCGTGAGTGGAATGGTACGGAGACAAAAACATTAGCATTTGCTAAACATGTAAGAGAACAATACCCACACGTAACAATTGGTAATGTATATCCGAACATTTGTGAATTACGAGTATTTAAAACAGAGGAAGAAATTGAAATTATTAAAGAAGCGATTGCTATAACGCAAGACGGTATTTACAACGCACTTAAGCATGCAAAAGCAGGTATGATGGAGTATGAATTAGAAGCTCAATTTGATTTTACACTGAAATCATCTGGCATTAAGCACCATGCGTTCAATACAATTTTGGCAAGTGGTAAAAATGCTACAGTTCTTCATTATGAAGATAATGATGCACAAATTCAAAATGGTGATTTAGTATTGCTAGATTTAGGTGCTCAAAAAGACTACTATAACGCTGATATTAGTTATACATTCCCGGCAAATGGAACATTCTCTAGTCGTCAAAAACAAATTTATAATATTGTATTAAAGGCATTAAAAGAAACAACAGAGATTATTAAGCCAGGATTAAAGTTCGCTGCATTAATTGAGCATACAAAAAAGGTGCTGGCAGAAGAGTGTAAAGCAATTGGTTTAATTCAAGAAGATGAAGAGTTATCAAAATACTATTATCATGGTGTCAGCCATTTCCTTGGTTTAGATACACATGATGTAGGAACATATAAAGATAGAGTGTTAGAAGAAGGTATGGTTATAACAATTGAACCTGGTCTTTATATTGAGGAAGAGTCGATCGGTATTCGAATAGAAGATGATATTCTTGTAACGAAAGACGGGTATGAAAACTTATCAAAAGATATCATTAGAGAAGTTGAAGAAATTGAAGAATTTATGAGTGTAAATAATGAACATGTAAAAGGAAACCAAGCTGTAGTTAAATAA
- a CDS encoding pentapeptide repeat-containing protein, translating to MKIDRPKISPELSSKNFQDIFYEEDPTLEVCEIIDSTFENESVDRVRLYDAVIKNCKFTNTDFSNIDITDVCFENCDLSNVNLSNSSVHRVEFKNSKLIGVNFAESSLGNVKFENSILNLAAFGNSKLEKIIFNETSLNNADFFDCKLKKVEFQLCSLDEANFDQTSLKGIDISSSNFDTLTVSVNDLKGCKVSTYQAVQFATLLGLIIKD from the coding sequence ATGAAAATTGATAGACCAAAAATTTCACCAGAGTTATCTTCAAAGAATTTTCAAGATATTTTTTATGAAGAAGATCCAACATTAGAAGTGTGTGAAATTATAGACTCCACTTTCGAAAATGAATCTGTAGATAGAGTGCGATTGTATGATGCAGTGATAAAGAATTGTAAATTCACTAATACAGACTTTAGCAATATTGATATTACAGATGTTTGTTTTGAAAACTGCGATTTATCAAATGTTAATTTAAGCAATTCTTCTGTTCATAGAGTCGAATTTAAAAACAGTAAATTAATCGGGGTTAATTTTGCAGAATCTAGCTTAGGAAATGTTAAATTTGAGAATTCAATTTTGAATTTAGCAGCATTTGGAAATTCTAAACTAGAAAAAATTATATTTAATGAAACTTCATTAAATAATGCAGATTTTTTTGACTGTAAACTAAAAAAAGTTGAATTCCAATTATGTAGTCTTGACGAAGCTAATTTTGATCAGACATCACTGAAGGGGATAGATATTAGTTCTTCTAACTTTGATACACTTACAGTTTCAGTGAACGATTTAAAAGGATGTAAAGTATCAACATATCAAGCTGTTCAGTTTGCAACTTTATTAGGATTAATAATTAAAGATTAG